A window from Gammaproteobacteria bacterium encodes these proteins:
- a CDS encoding ion transporter, which produces MAILEKRIIAQMVNSTEHLSGRVFTFSVQFLIILSLITFSVDTLPDLSPWTKQWLQWIEVFTVAVFSLEYVLRIYVAPQKLKFIFSFFGLVDLIAILPFYLATGLDLRTVRVFRFLRLVRILKLLKYSQAVKRYRRALLLVKEELVLFGFVTLIVLYLSAVGIYYFESAAQPQHYQSVFHSLWWAVTTLTTVGYGDMYPVTIGGRVFTFFVLMVGLGVVAVPTGLLASALSQVRNEGKFK; this is translated from the coding sequence ATGGCAATATTGGAAAAACGCATCATTGCACAAATGGTGAACAGTACGGAACACCTATCCGGCCGTGTGTTTACCTTTTCTGTGCAGTTTCTAATCATTCTATCCTTAATTACATTTTCGGTCGACACTCTGCCCGATTTGTCGCCATGGACCAAACAATGGTTGCAGTGGATAGAAGTGTTCACTGTCGCCGTATTTTCCCTAGAGTATGTTTTGCGGATTTATGTCGCTCCTCAGAAACTCAAATTTATATTTAGTTTTTTTGGTTTAGTGGATTTGATCGCCATACTACCCTTTTATTTGGCGACCGGTTTGGATTTACGTACGGTACGGGTATTCCGGTTTTTGCGGCTGGTGAGAATTCTGAAACTGTTGAAATACAGTCAGGCCGTGAAGCGCTACCGCAGGGCGTTGCTTCTGGTGAAAGAGGAATTAGTGCTGTTTGGTTTTGTTACGTTGATTGTGTTGTATCTGTCTGCAGTGGGCATTTATTACTTTGAGAGCGCGGCTCAACCGCAACATTATCAGTCGGTGTTTCATAGCCTTTGGTGGGCGGTGACAACATTAACCACGGTGGGTTATGGTGATATGTACCCTGTCACCATAGGTGGGCGTGTGTTTACCTTTTTTGTTCTAATGGTCGGGCTTGGAGTAGTGGCTGTGCCTACCGGTTTGCTGGCCTCCGCATT